In Deltaproteobacteria bacterium, the sequence CCGCCGGCGGAGACGGCTCATCCAACGTGTGGTTCGGTACGAAGAATTCCGGCGCGGTCAGGTTCGGCTCCGGCGCCACCCTGACGCTCGACAAGTCGATCTATATCAACGACACGACAGTTGCGAACGTTACTCTTGTAGACGAGAACTCCGTCGCAGCGTCGCTGGATGTCACAGTCACCAGTTCATCGGACGGGACGGGCTTCACCTTGTCGCTTGCCAGGGGCACGGACAACGTCTACCGCGGCACGTTCGGCTTTTCGAAGTCCGCCACGAACAGCTCCGGTTCGCCCAAGGTCATCCTGGTGAAGAACAGCGACACGGTGACCGTCACCTACCGCGACACGAATCCCCCGTCGACCAAGACGGCTTCCGCCACCTGGAAAAACGTCTTCCCCTTCCACGATTCCCTTTTCATCAGCGGGTGCTTCATCGCGACGGCGGCGTACGGTTCTCCGATGGCGCCGGAGGTGCAGGTTTTCCGGCGTTTCCGTGACGCCCGGCTTCTGACTAACCCCGCCGGGAGGGCGGTGGTATCCGCTTATTACCGGGTGAGTCCCCCGCTCGCGGCCTTCATGGCGGAGCGGCCCCTGCTGCGCGCGGCGGCAAGGGCGGTCCTCGTTCCCGCGGTCCTCCTTGCGGAGTCGGTCACGGGCACGTCCCCCGCGGAGAAACTCGCAGCGGGATGCGTCGTCCTGCTTCTCCCGGGGCTCGTTTTCCTGTTCCCCCGGAGAACCATCGGGTGGAAACGGTCCAGGTGAGCCGCGGAGCGGGATATCTGTTGATCGTTGCGGTAGCGATCCTTACGATTTCGGAAGGCACCGCGAAGGGTGCGGGATTGATAAGCGGGAGTTACGAGCTGACGATGGACTGGATCACGGACAAGACCGCGACCGGTACTACCCGGACCGACCGGTCGAAGAACACGCTGGACTTGAAGTACAAGGGATTCCTCGCGCCCGTCATCCAGAACGAGGTGACATTCAAGGTGGAGAAGTCCCGGGATTCGATGGGGCCGGACACGACGAAGATCTTCCCGTCGGTCTCCCTCGGGTACAAGGGATCCTATTGGAACGCCGGAGCGAAGAGGACGATCGAGGATTCGAACGAACCTGGCCGGACTCCTTCCATCACCGACACCTATTTCATGGAGGTCTTCCTCGTCCCGCCGAGGAGGCTCCCGGATTTCAAGGGGAAATATACGCTGGAAACGAATTTCCAGGAGGGAACGACCGACGCCAGAAAGACGTCGTGGAACCTGTCTTCCAATTACCGGCCGTACGAATGGCTCGACCTGAAAGGGGATTATACGCGGAATCTTAACGACGACCTGCTGAGGGCGGATTCCGACACGGAAGATGAAAAGGTCAGCGGGACGGGTAGCGTCCGCCACTTCATCTCCGACAAGATCAAGCTTGATATCCAGTACAAGGTGGAAAAGAATAGCGGAGCCACCCTCCTGTCGGCGGGAGGGGCGAAAAACCAGAAAGAGGAAGAGACGCAGACCGTAAAGAACCTCATCTCGTTGCGCCCCTTCAGGGACACTACGGTCGATGCGTCCTTCGACGGAGAGCTCAAGCAGAATTTCGTGTCCGGAGAACACAACCTTACCGGCACGTACAAGGTCACGGGCAGCCAGAAGATCGGAGAGCCCTACGACCTCAAGGCGGATGCCGGGAGGACCGTCACGGAGGCCCGGCACACCGCGGACGACAACAAGAAGACGGAAGATACGTACACGGTGGATCTCAGGGCGAAATATTCAAGGGTCTTCGATTTTTACGTTAAATACCTCAAGAAGGATACCGTCGAGGATCATCCGTTCGACCTGACAAAGAACACGTCCTCGGGAAACGAGGAATGGACGGGGTCCTGGGTGGCGCAGATACTTCCTACGCTCGGAGCGTCTTTTTCCTACGACAAGAACGATACCTTCACCAGGGGAGCGAAGTCCGCGATCGACACCCGGTACAACCTGAAGGCCAACGCGGCGATCAAGGAAATCCGGCTTACGATAGACCCTTCCTACGAAATCGCGTTCAAGAACGACATGGTTACGAGGGTAAAGAGCGAGATTCGGGATTTCCGCGTCGTCCTGACCTACAAGCCGATCGAAACGAACAACATCAATTCCCTCCTGTCCCACACCTACGCCCGCAAGGAGGATTCGCTTGCGAACAATATCAACCGCACGGACAGCACGTCGGCGAACCTAACCTGGCGCGATCCTTTACCGGGCTGGATGGTGGGATTCGACGTCACCCGCCAGGCGACGGACACGAGCAACGACGATCTCCCGCCGGACATCACGACCAACTTCGGCGTGAAGGCTTCCTACAAGTACCGCCAGCTCCTTTTCGACACGACCGTCAAGTACGACAAGAAAAACATCGCCGACAACAGCGAAAGTTTCGACGCGAAGGTGGGCTGGACCGCCCCCTACTGGGACGCCAGCCTCACCTATGCCTTCAAGAAAACGTTTTCGGCCGCGCCGAACGAGTCCGAAAGCATAGGGTTCGTATTCCGGTACATTTTTTAATACCGCGCACGATCAAGGAGAGAGGCATGAAAAACCTGAAGAGGATGGCATGGCTCCTGGTGGCGACGGTTCTCGCGGCGGGCTGCTCCCGGCCGGTGATCCGTGAACACGCTCAACCTTCCAAGGCCAGGGATACATACCTCCGAATCAAGCGGGTGGCGATCTTCCCGCTGGAGAACTATTCGGAAACCAGGGACGCGGAAAAGACGGTGGACGCCCTGCTGGTGCCGGCGCTCCGGCTCGAGAAGATATTCACGGACGTCGAGGACACGCGGTTCACCCGCGACGTGATGAAGAAGCTCAAGATCACCGGGACCGACATCCTCGACAAGGAGGTCGTCCGGAAGCTCGGGGACGAGATGAACGTGCAGGCGATCCTGTACGGCAAGATACTCAGCTACGGCAAGGGGAAGGAGAAGGATGCCTCCTCCCAGGTGACGATGGACCTTGCCATGGTCGAGCCTCCCACGGGGATCGTCCTCTGGGTGGGAAACGTGACGGTTATCGGAGGATTGACCGCAGGAAAGATCTTCGGCGTCACCGAAGGGAAGACCGACGTGGAAGTGGCCAGGGACGCGGTCCGCGGCCTGACGTCAAGGCTTGCAGATGAGGTGAAACGTGCCAGGGACCAGGAGCGGAAGGGGATAGTCGCGGAGCTGAAGAAGGAAGAGGAGATCGAGAGGACGCGGCTGGAGAAGCTCAAGGGAGAGACCGGAAAGATACAGGAGCAGCTGGACAAGGCCAGGACGGACGCCGCGGGGATCAAGGACGCCGCCGCCAGGGAGGCCCAGGCGGTAAAATCCGAGATGGAGATGCAGAAAGCGGCGCTGGAGGCGGAAAAAGCCAGGACGACGGCCGCCCAGCAGGACGTCGAAAAAGAGAAGCTGAAAGTGGAGATGGAGAGAAAGAGGATGGAAGAGGAAAAGAAAAAGATCGAAGAGGCGCGCAAGAAGCTGGAAGCGGCGATCAAGGAAGAGCCGGTCAAGGAGGGCGCACCTCCCGCGGCTCCCGCACCCGCTCCGGCGGCCCCGGCGCCCGCTCCCGCGGCGCCGTCCGGTGAGCCTGCGCGTTAGAGCGCCACGAGGAATTCCGCCGCAAGCCGGCATTCCGGCTGCGGCGATCGATAATCGAGAGGAGAGGAACTTGAGAGAAGTATTCAGGCGCATCGGATCGGTGGTTGTCGCCGCGGCTGCATTCGGGATTTGGCTGGGATGCTCCACGGCGGAGGTGAAAAACGAGGTGGTGGGTACCGCAAACGGAGAGGAGATCCGGATCTTCGAGCTCCGGGAATTCCTGGGGATCAGGGGCGCGGCGGTGCCTGCGTCGGATATTCCGGCGGAGAAGAAGAAGGAGGCCCTCGACCGGCTGATCGGAGGCCGCCTGCTCGCGCAGGAAGCCAAGGCCAAGGGACTGGACAATACGGAGGAATACCGGACCTTGATCCGGCAGAGCGAAGACGACCAGTGGATCACGGCGCTCTTCAGGAAGGAAATCGACGCCAGGTCGAAGGACATAGAGAAAGAAATGAAGGCGGAAACGAAACGCCTGATGGAGGCGAACAAGAAGCTCACGGAGAAAGAGGCTGAATCGCGCGCGGGCAAAATGGCGTACGACATGCAGCTCAGGAAGATCCAGGAGGGGCTCGTGGCCTCCGCGAAAAAGGAGGTCCCTGCTTCCGTCGAAAATGCGGTGCTGCAACGAATCGGCAAGAAGGAGAAGGTCGGGGACGACACGGTCATCGCCGCCGCCGGCGCGGAGAAGATCACCTACGGCGAAGTGAAGAAGATTCTCCAGGCGATGGGAGGCGGGTCGCACGCGTCCGAGGAGCTGGCGCGCAATCCCATGGCGATCGAAAGGATCCTCGACCGGGAGCTCACGAAGCGGTCCCTTCTCGGGCTCGCGAAGAAGCAGGGCATCGAAGGCTCGAAATGGCTGGCCGAAGCGAGGAAGGACACGGAAAGGATCGTCCTCATCAACATCCTTGCGGACAAGGAGATCCTCAAGGACGTCGTCGTGACCGACAAGGATATCGAAGCCACCTACAAGGAACACTCGGAGATGTTCGTGCAGAACGGCAAGAAGATCCCGTTGGCCCAGATCAAGGAGCAGATCCGGGGGTTCGTCGCCACCAACCTGAAGAGAAAGTCGATCGAGGCGTACGTGGACGTATTGAAGAAAAAGGCGAAGATCACGGTCAATGAAGCCGTTCTCGCGAAGGTCTGATCCGCCCGGCTTTCCCGGGGCCGGAGCGAGGCGGCGGAGGGGGTCATGAGGCGGACGACATACGTTGCGGCGGCGGCAATCTCGCTGTTCGCCATGGTTGCGGGGGGAGCGGCCGCGGAAGTCTCCTTCGAGCCGGTCTATTCCGTCGGCGGCTACGGCATCGGGCGGCAAAGCTTCGATCGGCCGGTAGATGCCGCCGAGGACCGCGAGGAGAACGCATACGTCGTGGACCAGGGGAACAACAGGATCCAGGTCCTCGACCGGAGGGGTTCGTTCCTCAGGGAGTGGGGAGGGCACGGATTCACCGCCGGTCTCTTCGACAAGCCGTCGGCGATAGCCATCGACCCGGTATCGGGGAATCTTTTCGTGGTGGACCGGCTCAACAACCGCGTGCAGAAATTCGACTCGAACGGCAGATACCTTTCGTCTTTCGGCCGGCTCGGATCGGGCGACGGCGACTTCAACCGGCCGATGGACATCGCGCTCGACCGGAAAGGGAACATATACGTTGCGGACACGGGAAACAATCGCATAGAGAAGTTCGATCCGGGCGGGAGATTCATTCTGGAATGGGGAAAGTTCGCCCGCCGCAGGCGGGGGACCGAACTGACCAACCCGGTATCCATAGCTTATTCCGACGAGGGTTTCGGCTATCTGTATGTGCTGTCGTCGCCGGGATGCACCGTGCAGAAATACGACATAGACGGGGTGTTGATAAAAACCTGGCCGATGCGCCTTTCGGGCGAGGAAGGGCCGTGCGGCCCTTCCAGGATACGGATTGAACCCCGGAAGTATACGGTGTATATTGCGGATGCGGAGAACAACCGCTTGATTCTGTTCGACAAAGAGGGCGAGCCCCTCGGGGAGTTCAAGGGGGGGAAGGACCCGCTCAAGAAGCCCGGCGGCCTGTTCGTAAACATATCGTTCGGTGAAATCGTCGTTGTGACGGATACGGGAAACAACCTCGTCCGAAAGTTCAGGAGGATAAGATAAGCATGCGCATCTCCGCGACGGCTCCGGTTCTTTCCTTCACGCTTATTTGTTTAATGGTTTTTTCGGCGGGAACCGCCTTCTCGGAGGAAAAGGCGATGACCCCTCTCACGGGGATGATAGAGGGGATCAAGATGCTGGAGGTCGGCGCGGCCGCTCCCGATTTCAGCGTCAAGGACTCGGACGGCAAACCGTTCCGACTGGCGGACGATAAGGGGAAAAAGGCGTTTCTCCTCGTTTTCTGGTCGATCTTCTGCGAGCCGTGCAGGTTCGAGATGCCGGCCATCCAGAAGATGCACGAGAAATACCGGGAGGGCGGGCTGGACGTTATCACCATCGCGCTCGACGGAGAGCCGCTGGCGGGCAGCATCAACGGCTTCATCAGGCAGGAGGGGTACACCTTCCGGGTGCTTGTCGACGAACTGGATTCCAAGGAGATGTTCAAGGTGGCCGACCCGTACGGCGTGGCGGGGACCCCCACGCTTTATATCCTGGACCGTTCGGGAAAGGTCGCCTACGCCAAGGCGGGCAGGGTGACGGAAGAGGAACTGGAGAAAGCAATCCAGGCGGTTCTGAAAAAGTGAGCGGGTGATGCGGGCCGCGCTCCGCGGGGCGATTCTCGCCGCGATGTTCTGTCTATGGGCCGGGAGCGCTCTTGCCGTCGCCGTAGGGGAGCCGGCGCCATCCATCGAAGGGGAAGACCTGACGGGGGAAAGGGTCTCCCTGGAGTCCTATCTCGGCAAGAAGGCCGTTCTCCTGAAATTCGGCTCCATCTACTGTTCGACCTGCGTGTCGTCCCTCGAAGACATAGCCAGGCTGCGGAAGAAGTTCCAGCCGTCCGAGCTGCAGGTCATCGGCGTGAACCTCGACGTCTACGGCCTTGCGAGGGTCCGGAAATTCTACCGGGGCTATTCCTCCCTCATCGATTTTCCGATGATCGTGGACGACAAGCTGGCCGCCTCCCGCCCGTATGATATACAGTCGATTCCCGCGCATGTCGTCATAGACAAGGGAGGATTCGTCCGGTTCGTTTCGACCGGAGCGACCGAGAAGGACATCAAGACGCTGGAGGAAGCCGTCGCAAAGGTCGTACGCGGGGAGAGCGGCGCAGAGAAGCTGGCGAAGGAGCTTCCGCTGCAGGTTTTCCTGCCGCAGAATTTCTCCAAGACGTACCAGGATTCGATCTACGTAGTGGGCAGGACGCGGCCGGGGAACCGGGTGTCCCTGTCGCTGAACGGAGGTTCTCGACAGAGCCTGAAGACGATGCGGGATTACTTCTACATCCGCACCCCTCTTGCGCTGGGCTCGAACTATATCGAGCTGCAGGCGATCGACGAAAAGGGCAGGAGAGTCAACCAGGGGGTGGTCCTGTTCCGCGCGCCGAAGATCGGGGTGGGAATCGAATCGCCCTTCCCCGAATATCATTTCCACATGGAAAAGAACGAGGCGCCGTGCCGGAAGTGCCACGAGCTCAATCCCCCGGCGGAAAAGGCCCAGGGGTTCACCGCGGCGACGCGGTTCTGCCTCGGCTGCCACAAGGAGCTAACCGGACAGCGGATGGTGCACGGGCCGATCCCCGTCGGAGGGTGTTCTCCCTGTCACAGGTTCGAGAGCAGGCCGAACCGGTACCAGGTGGTCGCGAGGGGGCAGGAGCTCTGCTTCAAGTGCCACGAGGAAAAGCGGAAGGACCTGGTGCGGACCTACCTGCACGGCCCGATGTCGGCAGGCCTATGCACGATATGCCACAATCCTCACGCCTCCTCCGAGACGTTCCAGCTCCGGAGGTACGGGGGCGATCTCTGCGTCATGTGCCATGAAGGGATCAAGACGGTGCAGCGCAGGAAGACGGTCCACAGGCCGGTGGGGGAAGGGGCCTGCTCGAAGTGCCACGAGCCGCACTCGTCCGAAAGGAACGACAACTTCGTCAAGCTTCCGGGCGACAGGCTGTGCCTCTCATGCCACGGTGATTTCGCCCGCAAGGGACACACGCATCCCGTCGGCGTTCCACCGAAAATGGAACGGAAGATGAAGCTGAGCAAGGAAGGAAACCTGGTCTGCCTGTCTTGCCACGAGGCCCATGCTTCCGAAGAATCGAAGCTTCTGCTGAAAGGAGGGTGCAGCGGGTGTCACTCCTGAGGCGTCCGGCGCGGGGCGGGGGGGAAGTCTCCCCC encodes:
- a CDS encoding 6-bladed beta-propeller, with product MRRTTYVAAAAISLFAMVAGGAAAEVSFEPVYSVGGYGIGRQSFDRPVDAAEDREENAYVVDQGNNRIQVLDRRGSFLREWGGHGFTAGLFDKPSAIAIDPVSGNLFVVDRLNNRVQKFDSNGRYLSSFGRLGSGDGDFNRPMDIALDRKGNIYVADTGNNRIEKFDPGGRFILEWGKFARRRRGTELTNPVSIAYSDEGFGYLYVLSSPGCTVQKYDIDGVLIKTWPMRLSGEEGPCGPSRIRIEPRKYTVYIADAENNRLILFDKEGEPLGEFKGGKDPLKKPGGLFVNISFGEIVVVTDTGNNLVRKFRRIR
- a CDS encoding TlpA family protein disulfide reductase produces the protein MTPLTGMIEGIKMLEVGAAAPDFSVKDSDGKPFRLADDKGKKAFLLVFWSIFCEPCRFEMPAIQKMHEKYREGGLDVITIALDGEPLAGSINGFIRQEGYTFRVLVDELDSKEMFKVADPYGVAGTPTLYILDRSGKVAYAKAGRVTEEELEKAIQAVLKK
- a CDS encoding redoxin domain-containing protein, producing the protein MRAALRGAILAAMFCLWAGSALAVAVGEPAPSIEGEDLTGERVSLESYLGKKAVLLKFGSIYCSTCVSSLEDIARLRKKFQPSELQVIGVNLDVYGLARVRKFYRGYSSLIDFPMIVDDKLAASRPYDIQSIPAHVVIDKGGFVRFVSTGATEKDIKTLEEAVAKVVRGESGAEKLAKELPLQVFLPQNFSKTYQDSIYVVGRTRPGNRVSLSLNGGSRQSLKTMRDYFYIRTPLALGSNYIELQAIDEKGRRVNQGVVLFRAPKIGVGIESPFPEYHFHMEKNEAPCRKCHELNPPAEKAQGFTAATRFCLGCHKELTGQRMVHGPIPVGGCSPCHRFESRPNRYQVVARGQELCFKCHEEKRKDLVRTYLHGPMSAGLCTICHNPHASSETFQLRRYGGDLCVMCHEGIKTVQRRKTVHRPVGEGACSKCHEPHSSERNDNFVKLPGDRLCLSCHGDFARKGHTHPVGVPPKMERKMKLSKEGNLVCLSCHEAHASEESKLLLKGGCSGCHS